GCAACTCCGAGGCACTGAGACCGAAGCCGTTTTTGAGCACGATCGATGCCATCACCTCATCTTCCGCCAGTTCCGATCGGACAGGAAAGACCGCCGCATTTTCGACGCTCGGGTGGGAAATCAGCACCTGCTCCACCTCAAAGGATGAGATGTTTTCCCCTCGCCTGCGGATGGCATCTTTCATGCGGTCCAGAAACTGAACGTAACCGTCCGCATCCCTGGTGACGCGATCACCCGTATGGAACCAAAGGTTCCGCCAGGCTTCGACGGTCTTTTCAGACATACCGAAATAGCCGGTCGCGATGGAAAACGGCTCCGCCGCGCGTACCACCAGTTCTCCGGGCGTGCCATCCGGCACCTGGTTGTCGTTCTCGTCGAACACCGCAATCTCGAAGCCGGGTCGGGCTTTTCCCATCGTTCCAGACTTTTGGTCATGCAGCAGCGCGCCGACGACAAAATTCGTCTCCGTCGATCCATAACCATCGAGCAGTGCCACGCCGGAGCGTTCCGTGAAAGGGGCATGGAACTGAGGCGGAACGCCGGGCGCGAGCGCAATACGCGTCTTGTGCTGCTTTTCGGCATCGGTTGCATCTTTCGACAGAAGGATCGGCACCATCGCGCCGAGGAGATAGGTGACCGTTGCTCCGTGCGCGGCAAGGGTCGTCCAGAAGCGTGACGCGGAGAAGCGGGTGTCGATTACCAACGATGCGCCGGTCAGAAGGGCCTGGAAGAATGTGTTCAGCGCGTTGGTGTGAAAAAGCGGAAGGCAGGTGAGCAGGACATCGTCGTCCGCAACGCCGAGAAGTGCCGCCGTGTGCACACCCCACCAGAAATATTGCGCGTGGGGGCAGCACACGCCTTTCGAAAGACCGGTGGTACCGGACGTATAGAGGATCGCCATCGTGTCGGAAGGCCGG
This genomic window from Neorhizobium galegae contains:
- a CDS encoding ATP-dependent acyl-CoA ligase, yielding MISLQAERHGDRPLVKIDDRTLSFSAAKELAAAAGNTLRAAGVKAGDTVAIICSNRLEFLQILLGCAWCGAVAVPINTASRGAQLAHILKDSGAKLALVEGNLLGALATIEDAPLPLEQIWTVGDVPDDLALRWPHHQVPEMKGDMAAHPSRPSDTMAILYTSGTTGLSKGVCCPHAQYFWWGVHTAALLGVADDDVLLTCLPLFHTNALNTFFQALLTGASLVIDTRFSASRFWTTLAAHGATVTYLLGAMVPILLSKDATDAEKQHKTRIALAPGVPPQFHAPFTERSGVALLDGYGSTETNFVVGALLHDQKSGTMGKARPGFEIAVFDENDNQVPDGTPGELVVRAAEPFSIATGYFGMSEKTVEAWRNLWFHTGDRVTRDADGYVQFLDRMKDAIRRRGENISSFEVEQVLISHPSVENAAVFPVRSELAEDEVMASIVLKNGFGLSASELLDFCQPRMSYFSVPRFMDFIEALPLTENGKVQKFKLIERGVTNTTWDREKVGYKVAR